A stretch of Spirosoma oryzicola DNA encodes these proteins:
- a CDS encoding bestrophin family protein — protein sequence MYTTKRVPFHIVFPFTWRAVLLFLGYSTIICLLYSLAGWTFLAIPFVPVATIGTAVAFYVGFKNNSSYDRLWEARRIWGSITNASRSWGIMVLDYISSAQPNDLLEKAELKTTREKLIYRHLAYITALRVQLRQKPVWELHHNPAHDIIERIESFRQCSLDKELSRFLSDTEVEALIKHPNPATYLLRQQSADLRRLREDNQLSEYYHVDLERMLVEFYNQQGACERIKSFPFPRQYAYFSFIFTWLFIAVLPYGLLTEMAKVSGWHIWLTVPFFTVIAWIFNTMEIVGDTSENPFENSINDIPMTAICRNIEIDLRDMLGETELPKRVQAIDNILM from the coding sequence ATGTACACAACCAAACGCGTCCCTTTCCACATTGTTTTTCCGTTCACCTGGCGAGCCGTCCTGCTTTTCTTAGGTTATTCCACGATTATCTGTCTGTTGTATTCCCTGGCGGGCTGGACTTTTCTGGCGATTCCATTCGTTCCGGTGGCTACTATTGGCACCGCCGTCGCTTTTTACGTTGGCTTTAAAAACAACTCATCGTATGATCGGTTATGGGAAGCCCGGCGAATTTGGGGGAGTATTACCAACGCCAGCCGGTCGTGGGGCATTATGGTGCTCGACTACATATCTTCGGCCCAACCAAACGATTTGCTGGAAAAAGCTGAGCTAAAGACTACGCGAGAAAAACTCATTTACCGGCATTTGGCTTATATAACGGCCCTGCGGGTGCAGCTTCGGCAAAAACCCGTTTGGGAGTTGCATCATAACCCCGCCCACGACATTATCGAACGGATTGAGTCTTTCCGGCAATGTAGTTTAGATAAGGAACTGAGCCGTTTTCTGTCAGACACCGAGGTTGAAGCGCTGATCAAACACCCGAACCCGGCTACTTATTTGCTCCGGCAGCAATCCGCCGACCTACGGCGACTGCGTGAAGACAACCAACTTTCGGAATACTATCACGTCGATCTGGAACGGATGCTCGTTGAGTTTTACAACCAGCAGGGCGCTTGCGAACGGATCAAATCGTTTCCCTTCCCCCGTCAGTACGCTTATTTCAGCTTTATTTTCACTTGGTTGTTTATTGCCGTTCTCCCGTACGGGTTGCTTACCGAGATGGCAAAAGTGAGTGGCTGGCACATCTGGCTGACCGTTCCTTTTTTTACGGTTATAGCCTGGATATTCAATACGATGGAAATTGTCGGTGATACCAGCGAAAACCCGTTCGAAAATAGCATCAACGATATACCGATGACGGCCATTTGCCGCAATATTGAAATTGACTTGCGTGATATGCTGGGCGAAACGGAGCTACCCAAACGAGTGCAGGCAATCGATAACATTCTTATGTAA
- a CDS encoding FKBP-type peptidyl-prolyl cis-trans isomerase — MAQAKSGDTVQVHYTGTLTDGTVFDSSQGRTPLEFTVGSGQVIKGFDEGVAGMQQGEKKTINIPVEDAYGPANEEMIFTLNRSDIPADIPLEVGSTLNMHEDGNPRPIPVIVRDLTDTSVTLDANHPLAGQDLIFEVELVGVKSPSGLIL; from the coding sequence ATGGCACAAGCAAAATCCGGCGATACCGTTCAGGTGCATTACACCGGCACTCTAACCGACGGAACCGTATTCGATTCATCGCAGGGACGTACCCCGCTGGAATTTACGGTTGGTAGTGGTCAGGTCATCAAAGGCTTTGACGAAGGCGTAGCTGGGATGCAGCAAGGCGAAAAGAAAACCATCAACATTCCGGTGGAAGACGCTTATGGTCCAGCAAATGAAGAAATGATCTTTACCTTGAACCGCTCGGACATTCCGGCTGATATTCCGCTGGAAGTAGGATCGACGCTCAATATGCACGAAGATGGTAACCCCCGGCCCATCCCGGTGATTGTTCGCGATTTGACTGATACCAGCGTAACGCTCGACGCGAATCACCCGCTGGCTGGTCAGGACCTGATTTTTGAAGTTGAACTAGTCGGCGTGAAATCGCCATCTGGCTTAATTCTGTAG
- the uvsE gene encoding UV DNA damage repair endonuclease UvsE — protein sequence MNLSPSNVGYACINLSLQADKVTTTRGMIKKTFTERGTAYASELALKNVQDLLKVVDWNLEHGFRLFRVTSDLFPWASEYKISELPDFPDIRETLEEIGSRPIRLTVHPGPFNHLAGQGKVLDNTIKDLEYQSEVFDLMGLKPSHWNKINIHAGGTYGDKASTLARFAKNFSLLSENLRARLTVENDDRPSLYTVVDLVQVYEQVGTPIVFDYFHHSLNPGFQTEEEAFMTAYATWDVRPVFHYSDSRQEREDPKARREAHADWLYSPVNTYGKEVDIVFESKMKELSILRLRELGT from the coding sequence ATGAATTTATCACCTTCCAATGTTGGCTATGCCTGCATCAATTTGAGCCTTCAGGCCGACAAAGTGACGACCACCCGGGGAATGATCAAAAAGACATTCACCGAGCGCGGGACTGCCTATGCTTCGGAGCTGGCCCTGAAAAATGTGCAGGATTTATTGAAGGTCGTGGACTGGAATCTCGAACACGGCTTTCGCTTGTTTCGGGTTACGTCGGATCTGTTTCCATGGGCGTCCGAGTACAAGATCTCTGAACTGCCCGATTTTCCGGACATCCGGGAAACACTCGAAGAAATCGGTAGTCGGCCTATTCGTCTGACGGTGCATCCGGGTCCATTCAATCACCTTGCCGGACAGGGAAAAGTGCTCGACAACACGATCAAGGATCTGGAATACCAGTCGGAAGTGTTTGACCTGATGGGCTTGAAACCGTCGCACTGGAACAAAATCAACATCCACGCGGGTGGTACCTACGGCGACAAAGCCAGTACATTAGCCCGGTTTGCGAAGAATTTCAGCCTGTTGTCCGAAAATCTCCGCGCCCGCCTGACCGTCGAGAACGATGACCGCCCAAGTCTGTACACAGTTGTCGATCTGGTTCAGGTTTACGAACAAGTCGGAACGCCTATCGTCTTCGATTATTTTCACCACTCGCTTAATCCCGGTTTCCAAACCGAAGAAGAAGCGTTTATGACGGCCTATGCGACGTGGGATGTAAGACCAGTGTTTCATTATTCCGATTCGCGGCAGGAACGCGAAGATCCCAAAGCCCGACGCGAAGCCCACGCCGACTGGCTTTATTCGCCCGTCAATACATACGGTAAAGAGGTGGACATTGTTTTCGAATCCAAAATGAAGGAGCTGTCTATCCTTCGGCTTCGCGAATTAGGAACCTAA
- a CDS encoding T9SS C-terminal target domain-containing protein, translating to MKQFRLSIAVLLSVWGLAGMGDAKADNGAGANGVKIEKSEQKKVRVYTPTTAPVEVAIIDADGNLLYRGLISKKQKGATSFNLNSLPDGQYFLTAGNNAWWLSQGLTIKGNALSIDERNLQQVMEPTVAAYEKNKFEVNLPAKNVEEANVAIYDSQNMLVQTDSFKGSVRRFDLSALPDGAYTFVVGPTQKQFSTRVAIKH from the coding sequence ATGAAACAGTTCCGTTTATCAATTGCTGTACTACTTTCAGTATGGGGTCTGGCAGGCATGGGAGATGCCAAAGCCGACAATGGTGCAGGAGCGAATGGGGTGAAAATTGAGAAGTCCGAACAAAAGAAAGTACGCGTTTATACACCGACAACAGCACCGGTTGAAGTGGCTATTATCGATGCCGACGGCAACCTGCTCTATCGGGGCCTGATTTCAAAAAAACAAAAAGGAGCAACCTCCTTCAACCTCAACAGCCTGCCCGACGGTCAGTACTTCCTGACGGCTGGTAACAATGCGTGGTGGTTGTCACAGGGACTTACGATCAAGGGCAATGCACTAAGCATTGACGAACGTAACCTACAGCAGGTGATGGAGCCAACAGTGGCGGCTTACGAGAAAAACAAATTCGAAGTAAATCTGCCCGCGAAAAATGTAGAGGAAGCCAATGTGGCTATCTACGATTCGCAGAACATGCTGGTTCAAACCGACTCGTTCAAAGGCTCGGTTCGCCGGTTCGATCTGTCGGCCCTTCCCGATGGTGCGTACACATTCGTCGTTGGCCCAACGCAGAAGCAGTTTTCGACGCGCGTTGCGATTAAACACTAA
- a CDS encoding helix-turn-helix transcriptional regulator has protein sequence MPANRNALVRYKTLDACLRNRQRKWTLDDLIETVSEALYEYEGLDKGISRRTVQADLQLMRSDKLGYFAPIVVIDKKYYTYADPAYSITNIPLSDGDLSRMNEAVEVLKQFKGFSHFTALNEVVQKLEDYVYSTAQKSIPVIDFEKNDSLKGLHFLDDLYQAVVQKQAVRIQYQSFSARLPNTFVFHVWWLKEFKNRWFAVGMRDGKKNLMHLALDRMLTVDGAPDTDYTPNQHIDPELYYQDVIGVSVSENMRAIVVKLFVTRIHAPYVETKPLHHSQQIVERMADGIVIQLKVQHNFELEKEILGFGEGVQVLGPERLRRIIQRRLHAGLNAYEPVNETPLAGEQ, from the coding sequence ATGCCTGCCAATCGCAATGCGCTTGTTCGCTATAAAACGTTAGATGCTTGTCTGCGCAACCGCCAGCGAAAATGGACGCTCGACGACCTGATCGAAACGGTATCGGAAGCACTTTACGAATACGAAGGGCTTGACAAAGGCATTAGCCGACGTACCGTTCAGGCAGATCTGCAACTCATGCGGAGCGATAAACTAGGCTATTTCGCGCCCATCGTTGTCATTGACAAAAAGTATTATACCTACGCGGACCCAGCATACAGCATTACCAACATTCCGCTGTCGGACGGTGATCTATCGCGCATGAACGAAGCGGTTGAAGTCTTGAAGCAATTCAAAGGGTTTTCTCATTTCACAGCCCTCAACGAAGTCGTGCAGAAGCTGGAAGATTACGTGTACTCGACAGCGCAGAAATCGATCCCGGTGATTGATTTCGAGAAAAACGATTCCCTGAAAGGACTTCATTTTCTGGATGACTTATACCAAGCCGTCGTTCAGAAGCAGGCCGTTCGCATACAATACCAATCCTTCTCAGCCCGGTTACCGAATACATTCGTGTTTCACGTCTGGTGGCTAAAAGAATTTAAGAACCGCTGGTTTGCGGTGGGTATGCGCGACGGGAAAAAGAACCTTATGCATCTGGCGCTGGACCGGATGCTGACCGTTGATGGGGCACCTGATACGGATTACACACCCAATCAACACATTGACCCGGAACTGTACTACCAGGATGTGATCGGCGTATCGGTCAGTGAAAATATGCGGGCGATCGTCGTAAAACTCTTTGTTACGCGAATACATGCACCTTACGTCGAAACAAAGCCGCTTCATCACTCTCAGCAGATTGTTGAGCGAATGGCCGATGGGATTGTCATCCAGCTCAAGGTGCAGCACAACTTTGAGCTGGAAAAGGAAATTCTGGGATTTGGCGAAGGCGTGCAAGTGCTCGGCCCCGAACGACTCCGCCGAATTATTCAGCGCCGTTTGCATGCTGGACTAAACGCTTACGAACCGGTAAACGAGACACCATTAGCCGGAGAACAGTGA
- a CDS encoding RtcB family protein produces the protein MKTPITIPITLDDILKLAPIPDELHASFLRVANGLVQRANYPKEKVMGLLAQMLQHPKKYAYSSNKVTNLARSVYELNKRGIPVPLSETGATYLPPEPAPYVSDASEKQTERDFALRTESLPYAVFGREQIEEGALVQMGTAASLPVSVAGALMPDAHQGYGLPIGGVLATDANTVIPYAVGVDIACRMCLSVFDLPPAFLNREPDLLKKSLVEQTKFGMGGETRQKIDESVMDLPQWRATKVIRDLKDKAYRQLGSSGTGNHFVEWGIVEVYTNDDQLNLPPGEYLALLSHSGSRGFGGNVANYYSKLAMQRTRLPKQAAHLAWLDLNTEEGQEYWIAMNLAGEYASANHHEIHRKLAKALGQTPLTMVENHHNFAWKEQLPDGREVIVHRKGATPAGQDVLGIIPGSMTQPGFVVRGRGNADSLNSASHGAGRLMSRTQAFARITRSEWNKALQQADVQLIGGDLDEAPMVYKDIETVINAQHDLVSVLAKFTPKIVRMADANRKEGRED, from the coding sequence ATGAAAACGCCAATAACAATACCAATCACACTTGACGACATCCTTAAACTGGCTCCAATTCCCGACGAGTTACACGCATCCTTTTTGCGCGTAGCCAACGGGCTGGTACAACGGGCCAACTACCCGAAAGAAAAGGTGATGGGTCTGCTGGCGCAGATGCTGCAACATCCCAAAAAATACGCTTACTCGAGCAACAAAGTCACGAATCTAGCTCGCTCTGTCTATGAGCTAAACAAGCGGGGTATCCCCGTGCCGCTTAGTGAGACGGGGGCGACCTACCTGCCTCCTGAACCGGCTCCGTACGTGTCAGACGCTAGCGAGAAGCAGACCGAACGAGACTTTGCCTTACGCACCGAATCACTGCCGTATGCCGTGTTTGGGCGTGAGCAGATCGAAGAAGGCGCTTTGGTACAAATGGGAACAGCCGCTAGCTTACCTGTTTCAGTCGCTGGTGCGCTGATGCCCGACGCACACCAGGGATATGGATTGCCCATTGGTGGAGTCCTTGCCACGGATGCCAATACCGTTATTCCGTACGCGGTCGGTGTCGATATTGCCTGCCGAATGTGCCTGTCGGTGTTCGATCTGCCACCCGCGTTTTTAAACCGAGAACCGGACTTGTTGAAAAAATCGCTGGTCGAGCAAACCAAATTCGGTATGGGGGGCGAAACCCGCCAGAAGATCGATGAGAGTGTGATGGACTTACCCCAGTGGCGAGCCACCAAAGTAATTCGTGATTTAAAGGACAAAGCATATCGGCAATTGGGAAGCTCCGGTACGGGTAATCACTTTGTCGAATGGGGTATCGTAGAGGTGTACACCAACGATGACCAGCTGAATCTGCCGCCGGGTGAGTATCTGGCCTTGTTATCTCATTCGGGATCACGTGGGTTCGGTGGGAACGTCGCCAATTATTACTCGAAGCTGGCGATGCAGCGTACCCGGCTTCCGAAGCAGGCGGCTCATCTGGCGTGGCTCGATCTGAATACCGAAGAAGGGCAGGAGTATTGGATTGCCATGAATCTGGCGGGCGAATACGCATCGGCTAATCACCACGAGATCCATCGAAAACTGGCGAAAGCGCTCGGTCAAACGCCACTGACTATGGTCGAAAACCACCACAATTTTGCCTGGAAAGAGCAACTTCCGGACGGTCGCGAGGTGATTGTTCACCGAAAAGGAGCTACTCCCGCCGGACAGGATGTGCTAGGCATCATTCCGGGATCAATGACGCAGCCCGGTTTCGTGGTGCGCGGACGAGGGAATGCGGATTCACTGAATTCGGCGTCGCACGGAGCGGGTCGATTAATGTCACGTACGCAAGCCTTTGCCCGCATTACGCGTTCGGAATGGAATAAAGCCCTCCAGCAAGCCGATGTGCAGTTGATCGGGGGTGATCTGGACGAGGCTCCGATGGTCTACAAAGACATTGAAACCGTCATTAATGCCCAGCACGATCTGGTATCGGTTCTGGCGAAATTTACGCCCAAGATAGTCCGGATGGCCGATGCTAACCGGAAAGAAGGACGTGAAGATTAG
- a CDS encoding MGH1-like glycoside hydrolase domain-containing protein has product MTTEQQRLQDPAWRQWGPYVSDRQWGTVREDYSANGDAWNYTTHDMARSYTYRWGEDGIGGFCDDKQQLCLALALWNGSDPIIKERYFGLTNGEGNHGEDVKELYYYLDNTPSHSYQRMLYKYPQAAYPYTQLIAENRRRTRQDPEFELLDTGLFDEDRYFDVFIEYAKAGPQDILMTITVVNRGPETAQLHVFPTLWFRNTWVWGDDSDGVPSQQPQLSLQSDGTVLAQQVQLGRYVCHAEGQPDWLFCENESNLVRLYNTHNGARYPKDGINDHVVYGADTVNPEKTGTKAAAHYVITVEAGGSTTIRLRLESTGLSDPFADFDAISAQCKAEADAFYASIHPAQATDDEKLVQRQAFAGMLWSKQYYYYDVSRWLSGDPNSPPPPPERAKGRNHTWLQLINAGVISMPDKWEYPWYAAWDWAFHCVTFAVIDPGFAKQQLMLLTNEWFMHPNGQLPAYEWSFSDVNPPVHAWASWRIYRMELERKPPGEEDIRFLRGIFHKLLLNFTWWVNRKDESGNNIFEGGFLGLDNIGVFDRNAILPDGSHLEQADGTSWMAMYALNMMRIALELAQHDPVYDELATKFFDHFLYIAGAMTSIGENSQGLWDEQDGFFYDQLRMSDGNVKRLRVRTMVGLIPMFAVEILSDELLQQRPGFRKRMEWFQSHRPDLYSQVSRYTEAGKEEKRLLSLLRGFRLKSLLSKILDETEFLSPHGVRAVSKVYRDQPYEFTLDDTTFRLAYTPAESDSAMFGGNSNWRGPVWMPLNYLMIESIERFYDYFGDDFTVEYPIGSGKQITLKAVACELTCRLISLFTLNESGQRVTFGQHPKYQDPHFRDYVLFYEYFDGDNGRGVGASHQTGWTGLVAELIDRKYDSLQG; this is encoded by the coding sequence TTGACCACCGAACAACAACGCTTACAAGACCCCGCCTGGCGGCAGTGGGGCCCCTACGTATCTGACCGCCAGTGGGGAACTGTCCGCGAAGATTATAGTGCGAACGGCGATGCGTGGAATTACACAACCCACGACATGGCGCGTAGCTACACTTACCGCTGGGGCGAAGACGGTATCGGGGGATTCTGCGATGATAAACAACAGCTTTGCCTGGCCCTGGCACTCTGGAACGGCAGCGACCCGATTATCAAGGAACGCTATTTTGGCCTGACCAACGGCGAGGGCAATCATGGCGAAGATGTGAAGGAGTTGTACTATTATCTCGACAATACGCCCTCGCATTCCTACCAGCGGATGCTGTACAAATATCCGCAGGCTGCCTACCCGTATACGCAGCTAATCGCTGAAAACCGGCGTCGGACGCGGCAGGATCCCGAATTTGAGTTGCTTGATACCGGACTGTTCGATGAAGATCGCTACTTCGATGTGTTCATTGAGTACGCGAAAGCCGGACCGCAGGATATACTAATGACGATTACGGTAGTCAACCGAGGGCCCGAAACGGCTCAATTGCACGTATTCCCCACGCTTTGGTTTCGAAATACGTGGGTCTGGGGGGACGACTCCGATGGGGTGCCAAGCCAACAGCCGCAGTTAAGTCTTCAATCGGATGGAACCGTGTTGGCCCAGCAGGTGCAGCTAGGTCGGTATGTATGCCACGCGGAAGGCCAGCCGGACTGGCTGTTCTGCGAGAACGAATCTAACCTGGTCCGGCTGTACAACACGCACAACGGAGCCCGCTATCCGAAAGACGGCATTAACGATCATGTTGTGTACGGCGCGGATACCGTCAATCCGGAAAAAACGGGTACTAAAGCAGCCGCGCATTACGTAATTACGGTGGAGGCCGGAGGCTCAACAACCATTCGGCTCCGGCTGGAATCGACCGGCTTGAGCGATCCCTTCGCGGATTTCGATGCGATAAGCGCACAATGCAAGGCCGAAGCCGATGCGTTTTACGCCAGCATTCACCCCGCTCAGGCAACGGACGACGAAAAGCTGGTACAACGTCAGGCGTTTGCCGGTATGCTCTGGAGCAAGCAGTATTACTATTACGACGTGTCGCGCTGGCTATCTGGCGATCCCAACAGTCCGCCACCACCACCGGAGCGAGCCAAAGGCCGGAACCACACCTGGTTGCAACTGATCAATGCGGGTGTTATTTCGATGCCCGACAAATGGGAGTATCCGTGGTACGCGGCCTGGGATTGGGCGTTTCATTGCGTTACGTTTGCCGTTATTGATCCGGGTTTTGCCAAGCAGCAACTCATGTTGTTGACCAACGAGTGGTTTATGCACCCGAACGGGCAGCTACCCGCCTACGAATGGTCGTTTAGCGACGTGAATCCACCGGTTCATGCCTGGGCGTCGTGGCGTATTTACCGCATGGAGCTGGAGCGTAAACCGCCGGGCGAAGAAGACATTCGGTTTTTACGGGGCATTTTTCATAAGCTGTTGCTCAACTTTACGTGGTGGGTAAACCGAAAAGACGAATCGGGAAATAATATCTTCGAGGGAGGCTTTTTGGGCCTTGATAACATTGGCGTGTTTGACCGCAATGCCATACTGCCCGATGGTAGCCATCTTGAACAGGCCGACGGTACGAGCTGGATGGCGATGTACGCGCTTAATATGATGCGAATTGCGCTCGAACTGGCGCAGCACGACCCCGTCTATGATGAACTGGCTACGAAATTCTTCGACCATTTTCTATACATAGCCGGAGCTATGACCAGCATCGGCGAGAACAGTCAGGGTCTTTGGGACGAACAGGACGGCTTCTTTTACGATCAGCTTCGAATGTCTGACGGTAACGTAAAGCGGCTGCGCGTTCGAACGATGGTTGGGTTGATTCCCATGTTTGCGGTTGAAATTTTAAGCGACGAACTACTACAACAACGTCCCGGCTTTCGGAAGCGGATGGAGTGGTTTCAAAGCCATCGACCCGATCTGTACAGTCAGGTTTCACGCTATACCGAAGCTGGAAAAGAAGAAAAACGGCTGCTGAGTTTGTTGAGGGGATTTCGACTGAAATCGCTACTCAGCAAGATCCTCGACGAAACGGAATTCCTGAGTCCGCACGGCGTTCGGGCGGTGTCGAAAGTATATCGCGATCAGCCGTACGAGTTTACGCTTGACGACACGACCTTCCGGTTAGCGTACACGCCCGCCGAGAGCGACAGCGCCATGTTCGGTGGAAACAGCAACTGGCGCGGACCAGTCTGGATGCCCTTGAACTACCTTATGATTGAGTCCATCGAACGTTTCTATGACTACTTCGGCGACGATTTCACCGTCGAGTACCCGATTGGTTCAGGAAAGCAGATTACGCTAAAAGCGGTGGCCTGCGAACTGACTTGCCGACTTATCTCTTTATTCACCCTGAACGAATCGGGACAACGGGTTACCTTCGGACAGCATCCGAAGTATCAGGACCCGCACTTCCGGGACTACGTTCTCTTCTATGAATATTTCGACGGCGATAATGGGCGGGGAGTGGGCGCTAGCCATCAAACCGGCTGGACGGGGTTAGTCGCTGAACTGATCGACCGAAAATACGACAGTTTACAGGGTTGA
- a CDS encoding SDR family oxidoreductase — protein sequence MDNVLKGQIAIITGSSSGIGAGVAKALAKAGATVIVNHSSAKSKDEAEAVLKEITDAGGAGTVIQCDVSKEEEVTQLFADVVAQYGTVDILVNNAGLQRDAKFDEMTLEQWNTVISVNLTGQFLCARAAIREFLRRGPRPEVSLATGKIICMSSVHEVIPWAGHINYAASKGAIKMLMQSLAQEYGDRQIRVNSICPGAIQTPINRAAWETPQALNSLMSLIPYNRIGQPQDVGNLAVFLASDLSDYITGASIFIDGGMTVIEPFATGG from the coding sequence ATGGATAATGTTCTTAAAGGGCAAATCGCCATTATTACCGGGTCCAGTAGTGGAATTGGTGCGGGTGTCGCTAAAGCACTGGCTAAGGCCGGTGCTACGGTTATCGTCAACCACTCGTCAGCAAAAAGTAAGGATGAAGCCGAGGCTGTGCTGAAAGAAATTACGGATGCTGGTGGAGCCGGTACTGTTATCCAATGTGATGTCAGTAAGGAAGAAGAAGTTACCCAACTGTTTGCTGATGTCGTCGCTCAGTACGGAACCGTTGATATTCTGGTCAATAACGCGGGGCTACAACGCGACGCGAAATTCGACGAAATGACGCTGGAGCAGTGGAATACGGTCATCAGTGTTAACCTGACGGGTCAGTTCTTGTGCGCGCGCGCAGCCATCCGTGAGTTTCTACGTCGGGGACCACGCCCGGAGGTTTCCCTCGCCACCGGAAAGATTATTTGCATGAGTTCAGTACACGAAGTGATTCCCTGGGCCGGACACATTAATTATGCCGCTTCGAAAGGGGCCATTAAAATGCTGATGCAGTCGCTGGCGCAGGAGTACGGTGATCGTCAGATCCGCGTCAACAGCATTTGCCCTGGTGCTATTCAGACACCGATCAACCGTGCAGCCTGGGAAACACCACAGGCGCTGAACAGCCTTATGTCATTGATTCCGTACAACCGTATCGGTCAACCGCAGGATGTTGGTAACCTCGCTGTGTTTCTGGCCTCCGATTTGTCGGATTATATTACGGGTGCCAGTATCTTTATTGATGGTGGCATGACCGTAATCGAACCGTTCGCGACAGGAGGCTGA